A region of uncultured Desulfobacter sp. DNA encodes the following proteins:
- a CDS encoding DUF2089 family protein, whose product MSKKQFPVRCPSCKGLLAVQGLACSCCDTTVNGHFDLPILARLSQDDQDFIVRLVEASGSLKELARMYGISYPTVRNRVDALIEKISQMKKETQSKEVENE is encoded by the coding sequence ATGAGCAAAAAACAGTTTCCTGTCCGATGTCCAAGTTGCAAAGGCCTTCTGGCGGTCCAGGGCCTGGCCTGCAGTTGCTGTGACACAACGGTGAACGGGCATTTTGATTTGCCGATCCTTGCCCGGTTGTCCCAGGATGATCAGGATTTTATTGTCCGCCTGGTTGAGGCAAGCGGCAGCCTTAAGGAACTGGCTCGAATGTACGGTATATCCTACCCAACCGTCAGAAACCGGGTGGATGCGTTGATTGAAAAAATTTCCCAAATGAAAAAAGAAACCCAAAGCAAGGAGGTGGAAAATGAGTGA
- a CDS encoding DUF2202 domain-containing protein, with amino-acid sequence MNITSKFCRLGTSLALTALLTFPLAAEAGNGNGYGKGDSGQCTAGIINLPKGDLSEEETKTLLYMREEEKLARDVYLVLYEQWGLRVFAQIARSEQRHMDTMKILIDKYELTDPVSDDAQGVFTDSDLQALYDKLIADGQVSLAEALTVGANIEDLDIYDLQTALSESDDEDVRTAYRNLLKASGNHLRAFVYQLHLNNVEYTPEYISLETYDAIISAPKETGYVNDNDEPFVESGFNRENTGCGRRDIIAGAAISEDIHTLLLSRGGNGRGRGQGPGNGTGNGGNGPKDGSGNGKKNGTCIFS; translated from the coding sequence ATGAATATCACCAGTAAATTCTGCAGATTAGGGACCAGTCTGGCGTTAACAGCTCTGCTGACCTTTCCCCTGGCGGCGGAAGCCGGCAATGGCAACGGTTACGGTAAAGGAGACAGCGGACAATGCACAGCCGGCATCATTAACCTTCCCAAAGGGGATCTGTCTGAAGAAGAAACCAAAACCCTGCTGTACATGAGAGAGGAAGAAAAATTGGCCAGGGATGTGTACCTGGTCCTTTATGAACAATGGGGACTTCGGGTATTCGCCCAGATCGCCCGCAGTGAACAGCGCCACATGGACACCATGAAAATACTCATTGACAAGTACGAGTTGACAGACCCTGTTTCGGATGATGCACAAGGGGTGTTTACTGATTCAGATCTTCAGGCGCTTTATGATAAGCTCATTGCCGACGGGCAGGTATCCCTGGCCGAGGCGCTGACGGTAGGAGCGAACATTGAAGATCTTGATATCTATGACCTTCAAACCGCCTTGTCGGAATCAGATGATGAGGATGTTCGTACTGCCTACCGGAATCTGTTGAAAGCCTCTGGTAATCATTTGCGGGCATTTGTTTACCAGTTGCACCTTAACAATGTCGAATATACCCCGGAGTATATCTCCCTTGAAACCTATGATGCGATTATTTCTGCTCCCAAAGAAACAGGATACGTCAATGATAACGACGAACCGTTTGTGGAATCCGGGTTCAACCGGGAAAATACGGGTTGTGGGAGGAGAGACATCATTGCCGGTGCAGCGATTTCAGAAGACATACACACCTTGCTGCTGTCCCGGGGCGGGAACGGTAGAGGGCGTGGCCAGGGGCCTGGAAACGGCACCGGGAATGGCGGAAACGGCCCGAAAGACGGCAGCGGAAACGGCAAGAAAAACGGCACTTGCATATTTTCCTGA